A part of Leptospira wolffii serovar Khorat str. Khorat-H2 genomic DNA contains:
- a CDS encoding NADH-quinone oxidoreductase subunit A, which produces MGSTPEHLGPLLIQFLLGVGFSALILSLAFLLNPKKKSKIHDTFECGVPYYGDAKGLFNIKFYLVAVLFILFDIEAIFLFPYAVNLKSFKEAGLGNFLLIEMFVFIFTLVVGLYYIRKKGALEWD; this is translated from the coding sequence ATGGGAAGTACGCCGGAACATCTAGGCCCCCTTCTGATTCAATTCCTGCTGGGAGTAGGGTTCTCCGCCCTCATACTCTCTCTCGCTTTTCTGCTAAACCCGAAAAAGAAATCCAAGATCCACGACACTTTCGAGTGCGGGGTTCCCTATTACGGCGATGCAAAAGGATTATTTAATATCAAGTTCTATCTTGTGGCCGTCCTTTTCATCCTGTTCGATATCGAAGCGATTTTTCTTTTTCCATATGCGGTAAATCTGAAATCCTTTAAGGAGGCCGGACTCGGAAACTTCCTCCTTATAGAGATGTTCGTCTTCATCTTTACTCTGGTCGTCGGACTGTATTATATTCGGAAGAAGGGGGCATTGGAATGGGATTGA
- a CDS encoding NADH-quinone oxidoreductase subunit B, which translates to MGLNEQLSQPGQSYGDSFQIASVDSVINWGRSYSLWPYPFATACCGIEYMSTSCADYDIARFGAERPSFSPRQADMILVLGTITYKMAPVLREIYDQLSEPKFVISYGACASSGGMFHAYSVLQGIDRILPVDLYVPGCPPRPEALLDAVVKLQEKVKTQGLEARRQEVMNKIREMNERNKPLVVR; encoded by the coding sequence ATGGGATTGAACGAACAACTCAGCCAACCTGGCCAATCCTACGGGGATTCTTTCCAAATCGCGAGCGTGGATTCCGTAATCAACTGGGGGAGAAGTTATTCTCTTTGGCCTTATCCTTTCGCGACGGCTTGCTGCGGGATCGAATACATGAGTACTTCCTGCGCCGATTACGATATCGCTCGTTTCGGAGCGGAGAGACCCTCTTTTTCTCCCAGACAGGCGGACATGATTCTGGTCTTAGGGACCATCACTTATAAAATGGCTCCCGTCCTCCGAGAAATTTACGATCAGCTTTCCGAACCCAAGTTCGTGATCAGCTACGGAGCCTGCGCTTCTTCGGGGGGAATGTTTCACGCTTACTCCGTACTCCAGGGGATAGATAGGATTCTTCCCGTGGACTTGTACGTTCCGGGTTGTCCTCCTAGGCCGGAAGCTCTTTTAGACGCAGTGGTAAAACTCCAAGAGAAAGTGAAAACGCAAGGCTTGGAGGCTAGGCGCCAGGAAGTAATGAATAAGATCCGGGAAATGAACGAAAGAAATAAGCCCCTGGTCGTACGATGA
- a CDS encoding NADH-quinone oxidoreductase subunit C: MKEAIASFLKEKFPHFLSKEEEVNSNLPTFHLKPEGIVPVLTTLKTAPGIELNYLNDLTAIDWLGKKTPRFEVCYLLRSGNKSSSKTQFRVAVEDGEEIPSIIGIFKGANWPEREVFDLFGIRFLGHPRMDRLIMPDNFQGHPLRKDYPLEGFGQDYLVEDLLTIHLKDDMEA; encoded by the coding sequence ATGAAAGAAGCGATTGCGAGTTTTTTAAAAGAAAAATTTCCCCATTTCCTTTCCAAAGAAGAAGAGGTGAACTCTAATCTTCCCACCTTCCATTTGAAACCGGAAGGAATCGTTCCCGTTCTTACCACTCTCAAGACCGCTCCCGGCATAGAGCTGAATTATCTGAACGATTTGACCGCCATAGATTGGTTGGGAAAGAAAACCCCTCGTTTCGAGGTCTGTTACCTTCTCCGTTCCGGAAATAAATCCTCTAGCAAGACTCAGTTCCGTGTTGCTGTGGAAGACGGTGAGGAAATTCCGAGCATCATCGGTATTTTTAAAGGCGCCAATTGGCCGGAAAGAGAGGTATTCGATCTTTTCGGAATCCGATTCCTCGGCCATCCTAGAATGGACAGACTCATCATGCCCGATAATTTCCAGGGTCACCCTCTTAGGAAGGACTATCCGTTAGAAGGATTCGGTCAGGATTATCTGGTAGAAGACCTTCTTACCATCCATTTGAAAGACGATATGGAGGCCTAA
- a CDS encoding NADH-quinone oxidoreductase subunit D produces the protein MYEKTAEHFSLKQRALPEGHLLVNLGPSHPSTHGILQNVIQLDGERVVDAESVIGYVHRSFEKLGEKYTYNQFLVCTDRMNYVSTPLNNIGWILAVEKMMQIQVPDKVTYVRMIVSELSRTMDHIICNGILGVDLGAFSGMLHLFHHRENIYQVLEKLTGARLTTTFCRVGGLEKDIYPDFEKDVRTIIKGLRPAIEEFQDLLVNNRIFMDRTQGIGGISAEDAIAYGYSGPNLRAAGVPWDIRKDDPYMFYDKVDFDVPVGEDGSVLHRTLVRMEEMRQSLRIVEQLIDGLPSGPHHADLPHIYLPEKSKVYHNMEELIYHFKLIMHGIKVPPGEYYLSTEAANGELGFYIVSEGEKSPWRVHVRRPCFWFYQSFPELVKGGLLADTVATMSSLNVIAGELDC, from the coding sequence ATGTACGAAAAAACGGCCGAGCATTTCAGTTTGAAGCAAAGGGCCCTCCCCGAAGGGCATTTACTCGTGAACCTCGGGCCTTCTCACCCTTCCACCCACGGGATTCTGCAAAACGTAATCCAATTGGACGGAGAACGGGTCGTGGACGCGGAGTCCGTGATCGGTTATGTGCATAGAAGCTTCGAGAAGCTGGGCGAAAAATATACTTATAACCAATTTCTGGTCTGCACGGACAGAATGAACTATGTGTCCACTCCTCTGAATAATATCGGATGGATTCTGGCCGTGGAAAAAATGATGCAGATCCAGGTTCCGGACAAGGTCACTTATGTGAGGATGATCGTCTCGGAACTTTCCAGAACCATGGACCATATCATCTGCAACGGGATTTTGGGTGTGGACCTGGGAGCATTCTCCGGGATGTTGCACCTTTTCCATCATAGGGAAAATATCTACCAGGTTCTGGAAAAACTAACCGGTGCGAGACTCACTACTACATTCTGTAGGGTGGGTGGCCTAGAAAAGGATATCTATCCCGATTTCGAAAAGGATGTGAGAACCATCATCAAGGGGCTCCGCCCCGCGATCGAGGAGTTCCAGGACCTATTAGTAAATAATAGAATCTTTATGGATCGCACCCAAGGTATCGGGGGAATCTCCGCCGAAGACGCGATCGCCTACGGTTATTCCGGTCCCAACTTAAGGGCAGCAGGCGTTCCTTGGGATATTCGCAAGGACGATCCTTATATGTTCTACGATAAGGTGGACTTCGACGTTCCGGTAGGAGAGGATGGATCGGTTCTTCATAGGACTCTGGTTCGTATGGAAGAAATGCGCCAATCTCTAAGAATCGTGGAGCAATTGATAGACGGACTTCCTTCCGGACCTCATCACGCAGATCTGCCTCATATCTATCTCCCGGAAAAAAGCAAAGTTTATCATAACATGGAAGAGTTGATCTACCATTTCAAACTCATCATGCACGGGATCAAGGTTCCTCCGGGAGAATATTATCTGTCCACCGAAGCGGCCAACGGAGAGTTGGGTTTCTATATCGTTTCGGAAGGGGAAAAATCCCCTTGGAGAGTGCATGTGCGTAGGCCTTGTTTTTGGTTCTATCAATCCTTTCCCGAGCTTGTGAAGGGCGGACTTCTGGCGGATACGGTCGCTACGATGAGTTCCTTGAACGTAATCGCAGGGGAGTTGGATTGCTGA
- the nuoE gene encoding NADH-quinone oxidoreductase subunit NuoE, protein MSYTFSSESETRISKLLEMFPDKRSVILPGLYLLQKEHGFVSREGMEALAQRIGDPISLAHVYGVATFYTLYNKKPVGKFHIQVCGTSSCYIRGNDKLQDHICSKLGIEPGDTTPDGKFTVEEVECLGACGYAPMVQINEEYYENLTFEKIDQILKDLA, encoded by the coding sequence ATGTCTTATACTTTTTCTTCGGAATCCGAAACGAGAATCTCCAAACTATTGGAGATGTTTCCCGACAAAAGAAGCGTGATTCTGCCCGGTTTGTATCTTTTGCAAAAGGAGCACGGGTTCGTGAGCCGGGAAGGAATGGAGGCCTTAGCCCAAAGAATCGGAGACCCGATCTCTTTGGCTCACGTCTACGGTGTCGCCACATTCTACACTCTATACAATAAGAAACCCGTGGGAAAATTCCATATCCAGGTTTGCGGTACTTCCAGTTGCTATATCCGGGGAAACGATAAATTGCAGGATCATATCTGCTCCAAACTCGGAATAGAGCCCGGCGACACCACGCCCGACGGCAAGTTCACAGTCGAAGAAGTGGAATGCTTGGGCGCCTGCGGATACGCGCCTATGGTGCAAATCAACGAAGAATATTACGAAAATCTGACATTCGAAAAGATAGATCAGATTTTGAAGGATTTGGCGTAA
- the nuoF gene encoding NADH-quinone oxidoreductase subunit NuoF produces MAEMKILTKYIEDPRSNELDFYESVHGYDGMKKSLQMQPEEIIEIVKKSGLRGRGGAGFPTGLKWSFIPKDIPKPKYLICNADEGEPGTFKDRKLIENLPHQIIEGMVIGAKAIGANKGFFYIRGEFNKGIDSMQKAIDEAYAKGYLGKNILGSGFDFDLVLYAGAGAYICGEETALINSLEGRRGHPRLKPPFPAVSGLYRCPTVVNNVETFSTVPHIIDKGADWYSKIGTEKSPGTRLFSVSGHVKRPGVYEIELGTPLLELVNDLCGGMLDGMPLKAVIPGGSSVPILTAEECKTANMDFESMAAHKTMLGSGAVIVIGEGTDLVETTYRFARFYAHESCGQCTPCREGTHWVKDLLHKIKDGEGTSADLELILSLARNMEGGTTICPLSDACVGAVRPTILKFRHEFEARLKDKASEPETSGVQ; encoded by the coding sequence ATGGCCGAAATGAAAATCCTCACCAAGTATATAGAAGATCCTCGCTCCAACGAGTTGGACTTTTACGAATCCGTTCACGGCTACGACGGGATGAAAAAATCCCTGCAGATGCAGCCGGAAGAAATCATAGAGATCGTGAAAAAATCGGGCTTAAGAGGCAGGGGGGGCGCCGGCTTTCCCACCGGTCTGAAATGGTCCTTTATTCCTAAGGATATTCCCAAGCCCAAATATCTGATTTGCAATGCCGACGAAGGAGAGCCCGGAACCTTTAAGGACCGCAAGCTCATAGAGAATCTTCCCCACCAGATCATAGAAGGTATGGTGATCGGCGCCAAGGCGATCGGAGCGAATAAAGGTTTCTTTTATATCCGGGGAGAATTCAACAAAGGGATCGATTCCATGCAAAAGGCCATAGACGAGGCCTATGCGAAAGGATACTTGGGAAAAAATATCCTGGGTAGCGGCTTCGATTTCGATTTGGTTTTGTATGCAGGAGCCGGAGCCTATATCTGCGGAGAAGAGACCGCTCTTATCAATTCTTTGGAAGGTCGTAGGGGCCATCCTCGTCTGAAGCCTCCTTTTCCCGCGGTTTCCGGACTCTATCGTTGTCCTACAGTCGTGAATAACGTGGAAACTTTCTCCACCGTTCCTCATATCATCGATAAGGGAGCGGATTGGTATTCCAAGATCGGTACGGAAAAATCTCCAGGTACCAGATTATTCTCCGTATCCGGTCATGTGAAACGTCCCGGAGTATACGAGATCGAATTGGGGACTCCTCTTTTGGAACTCGTGAACGATCTTTGCGGCGGGATGTTGGACGGAATGCCTCTGAAAGCGGTGATTCCCGGGGGATCGTCGGTTCCCATTCTTACCGCGGAAGAATGCAAAACCGCTAATATGGATTTCGAATCCATGGCGGCTCATAAGACCATGCTCGGATCCGGTGCGGTTATCGTCATAGGAGAAGGGACCGATCTAGTCGAGACCACATACCGTTTTGCAAGATTCTACGCACACGAATCCTGCGGACAGTGCACTCCCTGCCGAGAAGGCACTCATTGGGTGAAGGACCTTCTACATAAGATCAAGGACGGAGAAGGGACAAGTGCCGATTTGGAGCTCATTCTTTCCTTGGCTAGAAATATGGAGGGAGGTACGACTATTTGTCCTCTCTCGGACGCATGTGTGGGTGCGGTTCGTCCTACCATCTTGAAGTTCAGGCACGAGTTCGAAGCCAGATTGAAAGACAAGGCCTCCGAACCTGAGACGAGCGGGGTTCAATAG
- the nuoH gene encoding NADH-quinone oxidoreductase subunit NuoH, with translation MDWGIVLLWLLKSTLFFVVFITACAYYTLAERKVAGYIQDRKGPNRAGPFGLLQPLADGIKFLTKEEIFPKNVNRVMYLIAPAISMTCAIMAWSVVPLGGTILVPDWIAAKTGIAVLDLQIANPDTGILFLLAISSLSVYGIILAGWSSNNKYSLIGGIRSTAQMISYELPLGMSVAVIVILTGSLKLTDINDAQIGLWNIFKLPGFIAFSVFVVAMFAETNRLPFDLAEAESELVVGFHTEYGAFKFALFFIAEYMNMITMSCVVTILFFGGYHLPFGWLNGSPWQAVAGLGFFTFKVLFFAFLFMWVRWTLPRFRYDQLMTIGWKKMIPWAIANIIIASVYVGWDGFWKW, from the coding sequence ATGGACTGGGGTATCGTTCTTCTGTGGCTTTTGAAAAGTACTCTTTTCTTCGTAGTATTCATAACCGCATGCGCTTATTATACATTAGCGGAACGTAAAGTAGCAGGTTATATCCAGGACAGAAAAGGGCCGAATCGCGCGGGGCCTTTCGGGCTATTGCAGCCTCTCGCGGACGGGATCAAATTCCTGACCAAGGAAGAGATCTTTCCGAAGAATGTGAACCGGGTCATGTATCTGATCGCTCCGGCGATTTCCATGACCTGCGCCATCATGGCCTGGTCGGTGGTACCGTTGGGAGGCACGATTTTAGTTCCGGATTGGATCGCCGCGAAGACGGGGATTGCGGTTCTGGATCTTCAGATCGCGAATCCGGATACGGGAATTTTGTTCCTACTCGCGATTTCCAGTCTTTCCGTATACGGAATCATATTGGCCGGTTGGTCCAGTAATAATAAATATTCTTTGATCGGCGGGATCCGCTCTACGGCTCAGATGATCAGTTACGAACTTCCCTTGGGAATGTCCGTGGCGGTGATCGTGATTCTGACCGGTTCCCTCAAGTTAACCGATATCAACGATGCTCAGATCGGCCTCTGGAATATCTTCAAATTGCCCGGATTCATCGCGTTTTCCGTCTTCGTCGTGGCGATGTTTGCCGAGACCAACCGTTTACCCTTCGACTTGGCCGAAGCGGAATCGGAATTGGTCGTGGGTTTCCATACGGAATACGGAGCCTTCAAGTTCGCTCTATTCTTCATCGCGGAATACATGAATATGATCACCATGAGTTGCGTGGTCACCATTCTGTTCTTCGGGGGTTACCATCTTCCTTTCGGTTGGTTGAACGGGTCTCCTTGGCAGGCTGTGGCGGGGCTGGGGTTTTTCACGTTTAAGGTCCTATTCTTCGCGTTTTTATTCATGTGGGTGCGCTGGACTCTTCCTCGCTTTCGTTACGACCAATTGATGACCATCGGTTGGAAGAAAATGATTCCTTGGGCGATCGCAAACATCATCATCGCCAGCGTTTACGTCGGTTGGGACGGTTTTTGGAAATGGTAG
- a CDS encoding NADH-quinone oxidoreductase subunit J → MVGIFDNPELLLFFIFGGVLIAGALGVVFHPNPISSAVLLVLSFFALAGIYAVIGSVFVATMQVLVYAGAIMVLVVFVLMLLSLHDEGIGQLWNHPLKKILVLSLVVLLGIVLTNAAREGVPNTDSAPKGYSSEGAYQYPLTQKTETEEPDVSVEGNTAVVGTSMFLDYLLPFEIVSVLLLAAVLGAVILGKKNLGKKPGEGES, encoded by the coding sequence ATGGTAGGAATATTCGATAATCCGGAGCTTCTCCTCTTTTTTATTTTCGGGGGAGTTTTGATCGCGGGCGCCTTGGGAGTCGTTTTTCATCCCAATCCCATCAGTTCGGCAGTGTTGTTAGTGCTTTCCTTTTTTGCGTTAGCCGGTATCTATGCGGTGATCGGTTCCGTCTTCGTAGCAACGATGCAGGTTCTGGTGTATGCGGGTGCGATTATGGTTCTCGTTGTATTCGTTTTGATGCTGCTATCTTTGCACGACGAGGGTATCGGCCAACTTTGGAACCATCCTCTGAAAAAGATCTTGGTTCTATCTCTAGTGGTTCTTTTGGGAATCGTTTTGACGAATGCGGCCAGAGAAGGCGTTCCTAATACGGATTCCGCTCCCAAAGGTTATTCCTCCGAGGGAGCTTATCAGTATCCTCTTACTCAAAAGACCGAGACCGAAGAACCGGACGTTTCCGTGGAAGGGAACACCGCAGTCGTAGGAACTTCCATGTTCTTGGATTATCTTCTACCGTTCGAAATCGTATCCGTGCTTCTATTAGCCGCGGTATTAGGGGCCGTGATCTTAGGGAAAAAGAATCTGGGAAAAAAACCGGGAGAAGGAGAATCATGA
- the nuoK gene encoding NADH-quinone oxidoreductase subunit NuoK: MNSEILKPSVAGIPVEYLLILACIVFSIGVAGVLFRRSAVVIFMSVELMLNSVNLVFVVFSKALHQVQGEVVVFFVMAIAAAEAAIGLALVVAIHRKKKTSFVDEMNLMKW, from the coding sequence ATGAATTCCGAAATTCTAAAGCCTAGTGTAGCCGGAATTCCGGTGGAATATCTCCTGATTTTGGCTTGTATCGTGTTTTCCATAGGAGTCGCGGGCGTACTCTTTAGAAGGAGTGCGGTGGTCATCTTCATGTCCGTGGAGCTAATGCTCAATTCAGTGAATCTGGTTTTCGTGGTATTCTCCAAGGCGCTGCATCAGGTCCAGGGAGAAGTGGTGGTGTTCTTCGTAATGGCCATCGCCGCGGCGGAAGCGGCCATAGGTTTGGCTCTTGTAGTTGCGATTCATCGGAAAAAGAAAACCAGTTTCGTAGACGAAATGAACTTAATGAAATGGTAA
- the nuoL gene encoding NADH-quinone oxidoreductase subunit L: MAWELLVPLLVLSPLLGAVLNAFFGRFLKGSLPGVIGTLFSFASFGLGVLAFLQYRPMGRTTPEIVPFFSWLDVGGLKVDIAYQVDHLSLFMTLIITGIGSLIHLYSIGYMKGNPGIARFFSYLNLFLFSMLHLVLAENLVLLFFGWEGVGLCSYLLIGFDTHKKNAADASIKAFVTNRVADLGMVIGIALTFWLLGTVSFTQIAISFPHSSLFLKALPVVAICFFIGAMGKSAQFPFHVWLPDAMAGPTPVSALIHAATMVTAGLFLIARLNYIFALVPQVGFWIVVIGSFTAFFAATIGVYQNDIKKVLAYSTVSQLGYMFVAMGAGAYVSGLFHLLTHAFFKALLFLGSGSVIHALDDEQDLRRMGGLKSHMKITWWTFLLGTLAITGVPPFSGFFSKDLILEKAYFFHPVFFATGAVTAFLTAFYMFRLTFLAFTGKSRVNPKVHPHESPWTMTFPLILLAVGAAFSGYLLIPESLGGVDLLERYFAPIFARSPSGHAEEHHLTPSIELMLASVSLGVVALGAGIYWFFFAKKEKIPGDESEYKGLRLLVANKYYVDEFFQVVLIGPLTAFSEFLSQVVERRLLDRVLVGAGRISAGIGSVLRRIQTGTVVDYAFLIVLGTVLILSVFLWRGM; encoded by the coding sequence ATGGCCTGGGAATTACTCGTACCTCTTTTAGTCCTTTCTCCTCTTCTCGGGGCCGTGCTGAACGCTTTCTTCGGAAGATTTCTAAAGGGATCTCTACCCGGGGTTATCGGGACCTTATTCTCCTTCGCTTCCTTCGGCTTGGGAGTTCTTGCCTTTTTGCAATACCGTCCGATGGGCCGCACGACTCCCGAGATCGTTCCATTCTTCTCTTGGCTGGATGTGGGCGGTCTGAAAGTGGACATCGCTTATCAGGTGGACCATCTTTCCCTTTTTATGACTCTCATCATTACCGGGATCGGAAGTCTTATCCATCTATATTCCATAGGCTATATGAAGGGAAATCCCGGCATTGCCAGATTCTTCTCTTATCTGAATCTTTTCTTATTCTCCATGTTGCATCTGGTTCTTGCGGAGAATTTGGTTCTTCTATTCTTCGGTTGGGAAGGAGTGGGGCTATGCTCTTATCTTCTTATCGGATTCGATACTCATAAGAAGAACGCGGCGGACGCAAGCATTAAGGCGTTCGTAACGAACCGTGTTGCGGATTTGGGAATGGTCATCGGGATCGCTCTCACATTCTGGTTACTCGGAACGGTTTCCTTTACCCAGATCGCGATTTCCTTTCCGCACTCCTCTCTTTTTCTGAAGGCTCTGCCAGTGGTCGCGATTTGCTTCTTTATCGGAGCCATGGGTAAGTCCGCTCAGTTTCCATTTCACGTTTGGTTGCCGGATGCGATGGCGGGACCTACGCCGGTGTCCGCTTTAATACACGCGGCTACGATGGTGACTGCCGGATTGTTCCTGATCGCCAGATTGAATTATATCTTCGCGCTCGTTCCTCAGGTGGGATTTTGGATCGTAGTGATCGGATCCTTTACGGCATTCTTCGCGGCGACCATCGGGGTTTACCAAAACGATATCAAGAAGGTGCTCGCATATTCCACGGTTTCCCAATTGGGTTATATGTTCGTGGCTATGGGAGCCGGGGCCTATGTTTCGGGACTGTTCCACCTTTTAACTCACGCATTCTTCAAGGCGCTTCTATTCTTGGGTTCCGGATCCGTTATACATGCTTTGGACGACGAACAGGATTTGAGAAGAATGGGGGGCCTTAAGTCTCACATGAAGATCACCTGGTGGACCTTCTTACTGGGAACCTTGGCGATTACGGGAGTGCCTCCTTTTAGCGGATTCTTCTCCAAGGATCTGATTCTGGAAAAGGCTTACTTCTTTCATCCTGTATTCTTCGCTACCGGTGCGGTAACGGCTTTCCTTACCGCATTCTATATGTTCCGTCTAACGTTTTTGGCTTTTACCGGAAAATCCAGGGTGAATCCTAAGGTTCATCCTCATGAATCCCCTTGGACCATGACTTTTCCTCTGATTCTGCTCGCTGTAGGTGCCGCGTTTTCAGGCTATCTTTTGATTCCAGAGTCACTTGGGGGAGTGGATCTTTTGGAGAGATACTTCGCTCCTATTTTCGCTCGATCCCCTTCCGGCCACGCGGAGGAGCATCATTTGACTCCGAGCATAGAGCTGATGCTCGCATCCGTTTCTTTGGGTGTGGTGGCTTTAGGTGCGGGAATCTACTGGTTCTTCTTCGCTAAAAAAGAAAAGATTCCGGGAGACGAAAGCGAGTATAAAGGCCTAAGACTCCTAGTAGCGAATAAATACTATGTGGACGAGTTCTTCCAAGTGGTACTGATCGGACCTCTTACCGCCTTCTCCGAATTCTTATCCCAAGTGGTGGAAAGAAGGCTATTGGATCGGGTTTTGGTAGGCGCGGGAAGAATTTCCGCGGGAATCGGATCCGTATTGAGAAGAATACAAACAGGCACAGTAGTAGATTACGCTTTCTTAATCGTTCTCGGAACCGTTCTGATTTTATCCGTATTTTTATGGAGGGGAATGTAA
- a CDS encoding complex I subunit 4 family protein yields the protein MPQSYLSILLFLPVLGIPLLFLSKKEAWIRSVASLLTLGVFGMTVPLFLEFAQGDSGFQFSHRIWNFLDLGNGGLDYYVAVDGFSLLLVAMSALLFFLSALSAFSNVKHRVREFFILLLLVETGVLGVFLSVNLIQFYVFWEWMVLPFTLMVGIWGESGRIKAAMKYLVFSFTGSVFMLASILVLFSYTGTFDLEKLAVAPLNSIPPELRFWLFMGFSFAFAIKVPLFPLHTWMPDVHEEAPTVGSVDLAGILLKIGLFAYIRVVIPIFPQVFLEYRSFFAGLAVAGIVYGAVVALTQKNSKRLIAFSSLSHMGFCILGILTLTEEGVSGGMLQMVNHGFTSGLLFFILGMLHERTGTNSLGEYSGLAKSAPLLAAFIGLGAFASAGLPGTNGFVGEFLILLGALKFDLLLGIIAGTAIIFAAGYMLIFAKAILFGEPNAVASGMAPLRLREKFILFLTGGIIIVTGVFPNPLLSYLEPSARVVLNSVSKQALEERAFSEQEGSLKTTNKKFVNYKTLGSEVPSYENRIPSLKPGGIPGKRTVAEEAVE from the coding sequence GTGCCCCAGAGTTATTTAAGCATACTGCTCTTTCTTCCCGTTTTAGGAATCCCTCTCCTGTTCCTTTCCAAAAAGGAGGCTTGGATTCGTAGCGTAGCTTCCCTTTTGACGTTAGGCGTATTCGGGATGACCGTTCCTTTGTTTTTGGAATTCGCCCAGGGGGACAGCGGCTTTCAGTTCTCTCATAGAATCTGGAATTTCTTGGATCTGGGAAACGGCGGGCTGGACTATTATGTAGCCGTGGACGGATTCTCTCTTCTGCTCGTGGCGATGTCCGCTTTGTTATTTTTCCTTTCCGCCTTATCCGCATTTTCCAACGTAAAGCACAGGGTAAGAGAATTCTTCATCTTACTGCTTCTGGTGGAGACGGGGGTTCTGGGTGTATTCCTTTCCGTAAACCTAATACAGTTCTACGTATTCTGGGAATGGATGGTCTTGCCTTTTACCCTAATGGTGGGGATTTGGGGAGAATCGGGAAGAATCAAGGCCGCGATGAAATATCTGGTATTCTCCTTTACCGGATCCGTGTTCATGCTCGCGAGTATTTTGGTTTTATTCAGTTATACCGGAACTTTCGATCTGGAGAAATTAGCGGTCGCTCCTTTGAATTCCATTCCTCCCGAGCTTAGATTTTGGCTCTTCATGGGTTTCAGTTTCGCGTTTGCGATCAAAGTTCCGCTGTTTCCTTTGCATACATGGATGCCGGACGTTCATGAGGAAGCGCCCACCGTCGGTTCCGTGGACTTGGCGGGAATTCTTCTCAAGATCGGACTCTTTGCCTATATACGAGTGGTGATTCCCATCTTCCCTCAGGTATTCTTGGAATACAGGAGTTTCTTCGCCGGTCTTGCCGTAGCGGGTATCGTTTACGGAGCCGTAGTGGCCTTGACTCAGAAGAACAGCAAGAGGCTCATCGCCTTCTCCTCTCTTTCTCATATGGGGTTCTGTATTTTAGGGATCCTGACGTTGACCGAGGAGGGAGTGTCCGGGGGAATGTTACAGATGGTGAATCACGGATTTACCTCTGGTTTACTTTTCTTTATATTAGGAATGCTGCATGAAAGAACCGGAACCAATTCCTTGGGCGAATATTCCGGTCTTGCCAAATCCGCTCCGCTTCTTGCTGCGTTCATAGGTTTGGGTGCATTCGCAAGTGCGGGTCTTCCGGGAACGAACGGTTTCGTCGGAGAATTTTTGATTCTTCTCGGTGCATTGAAATTCGATCTTTTATTGGGAATTATCGCCGGAACCGCGATCATTTTTGCCGCGGGGTATATGCTAATATTCGCAAAAGCGATCCTATTCGGAGAACCCAACGCGGTTGCATCCGGTATGGCTCCTCTGAGATTGAGGGAAAAGTTCATACTTTTTCTCACCGGGGGGATCATCATCGTAACGGGTGTATTTCCGAATCCTCTTCTTTCCTATCTGGAACCCAGCGCGAGAGTGGTATTGAACTCCGTATCCAAACAGGCTTTGGAAGAAAGAGCCTTTTCCGAACAGGAAGGATCTTTGAAAACGACGAATAAGAAATTCGTAAATTATAAGACTTTAGGAAGCGAAGTCCCGAGCTATGAGAATAGGATCCCTTCCTTGAAACCCGGAGGGATTCCGGGAAAAAGAACCGTCGCTGAGGAGGCGGTAGAATGA